One Rosa chinensis cultivar Old Blush chromosome 3, RchiOBHm-V2, whole genome shotgun sequence DNA window includes the following coding sequences:
- the LOC112191632 gene encoding cyclin-T1-4, with amino-acid sequence MLCHCFYMHQSHAKNDWPTIATACILVACKVDDAPHFLSDVAFVAYEIAHKFNPSALESIRQREFFRKQKELIVVAEKALLTTIDFDLDIQLTYKTLVVVLKRLNIPDLAKVAKVAWHLIDQWLQTSLCLQYKPHYIAAGSIALVARILEVKLPTEKGKIWWLEIDVAPEQLDGI; translated from the exons ATGTTGTGCCACTGCTTTTATATGCATCAGTCTCATGCTAAGAATGATTGGCCG ACTATTGCAACTGCTTGCATCCTTGTCGCCTGCAAAGTGGACGACGCACCACACTTTCTGAGTGATGTTGCTTTTGTGGCATATGAGATAGCACACAAGTTTAATCCGTCTGCCTTAGAGAGTATCAGACAAAGA GAATTTTTCAGAAAGCAAAAGGAGTTGATTGTAGTGGCGGAGAAAGCTCTATTGACAACAATTGACTTTGATCTTGACATTCAGCTTACATACAAGACACTTGTTGTGGTTCTAAAGAGATTAAATATCCCTGACCTCGCTAAGGTTGCTAAGGTGGCATGGCATCTTATTGATCAGTG GCTTCAAACATCACTGTGCCTGCAGTACAAGCCCCATTACATTGCTGCTGGTTCAATTGCTCTTGTTGCTAGAATTCTAGAAGTCAAACTACCTACAGAGAAGGGAAAAATTTGGTGGTTGGAGATTGATGTGGCGCCGGAACAATTAGATG GTATATAA